The DNA sequence tctctaagccattcctcatacggcatggtttccagtccgttccccattttagttgccctcctttggacacactccagtttctccatatcctttttgaattgtggtgccctgaactggacacagtattccaggtggggcctgaccaaagcagaatagagtggcactattacttcccttgatctagacactatacagtacttctattgatgcagcctagaatcgcattggccttgttagctgccacatcccactgtttactcatgttcaagttgtgctctacttggactcctagatccctttcacatgtataagtctctcattcagccaggtgtcccccatcctatatctatgcattatcatttttctgcctaaatgcagtcaataatgacttgaagacacacaacaacaacaacaaccttctctTTGACCTGCTTATTTCAAAAGAACAATGTGTGTGAAACCTTTTGCAGATCAACCATTTTtactaaactcttctagaacatggccacatagcccaaaaaccccataaaaatctatggatcccagccatgaaagccttcacagaAGTACAGGAGGAAATAAACCAGGGATAGAGTTTCCACCATCAATATGGGAAATGGAAAAAAGTGCCAAATCAAACACCAACCAAGGAAAAAAGTGTGATTTCTAAAGTGTTAATCCAATGCAGCAAAACCCACAGAGAGTTCTGTGTCGGTTTAATGGCTTCTAAATTTATTACAGCATGACCCTATGAGAGGAGAGATCTCAACTGAGCTTTGTGTGGCTATATGCCTGCAAGTCGCCTGTGGATATAGggtcaccccatgaatttcacagggttgcATCTGTGCTGTGGAAaacaatggagtttgacaccgctttaactgccacggctccatgctataggattctgggatttgtagttctgtgagagatttagccttctctgtcagagagctctggtgccacaacaaactacaaaccccaggattacattgcattgagccatggcaactgaagtggtgtcaaactggatcattgccgcactgcagaactaatccagtttgatgccactttaactgccagagctcattgctatgggattctggggattgcagtttagtgagatatttagctttctctgtcagagacctagaatcatagaattggaagagaccacaagggccatccagtccaatcgcctgccatgcaggaagacacaaagcacccctgacagacatatatctatatctatatctatatatacacatatatatgaacTATATTTactttctatttctctctctctctagtatATAAAGTTATATATTCTGCAGCTTTGTGAcactttagctttctctatcagagagctttggtgccaccacaaattgctgtgttttgtatgtgtgtgtgtgtatacatacatacatacatatatatatatatatatacacagagagagagagagagagtatatacaatatatagttACATATTCTGGAAAGTGCCAGTTTTGTGacactttagccttctctgtcagagagcaatggtgccaccacaaattgttgtgtcatatgtgtgtgtgtgtagagagagaaagagagagagaatatatgtgtgtatgtatgtgtgtgtgtatatacacacacacacacacatacacacagttatATACTCTGGGAAGTGCCagtttcgtgagacattgagccttctctgtcagagagctacaaatcccagcatcccagggccttaagccagggcagttaaagtggaggactTAATCTGCCTCTTTATTcgcccatctcctcctcttctgctgggGCCTGACCTTCTCCTCGCCGTCGTAGAGGCGGACCCCGCGCTGCTGCGTGACCAGGTTCTCGTGGATCTCCAGTAGGCCGCTGGTCCACGCGAAGCGGTCCATGGCGCCCTCCgcctcacacaacaacaacaacaacaacaacgaggccAACGCTGCCACTGgcagcctccctctctctctctcaaggagACCCAGCTGCCTGGCTGGCCCCCGTGATGACGTCacgcgccgccattttgaaggagaAAATAAGATTTACAGAACTACTtggactgcctcctgttgcattgtgggacttgtagttcagaGAAGGCCTGAGAGTTCTAAACGCcacctccttaaactgcaaatcccacaatgcaacgggaggcagccagagcagttgatTAGAATAGCACCACCACAAGAGTGCAGTGCTGTAATCTCTTTATATTCTCAGAATATACTCTGCTCtatattctcagccagagagctcttaggcctcactgaattacaaatcccagaatgcaacaggagacagccagagaaGTTATGGTAGAAGAGCCGCACTGTAAGAGGGTGGTAGTGCAGCAATGttcttatagtgctgctcttccactttgactgctctggctgtctcctgttgcattctgggatttgtagttcagtgaggcctaagagctctctgcctGAGGGTTCTAAATGCCtccccttaaactgcaaatcccagaatgcaacaggaggcagccgaagcagttaaagtacagtagaaGAGCAGCATTATAAGGACATTACAGtactacattcttatagtgctgctatttccCTTTGACTGccctagctgcctcctgttgcattctgggatttgtagttcaatgaggttTAAGAGCTAGCTCTGGCTGAAGATTCTAAATGCCTCCCttcaacttcaaatcccagaatgcaacaacaaataaataaagtaccGCTGGTGTGTTTGGGTATATACTGAACAGAGTGGCATCAGTTTcctggtgttgttgtgtgtcttattTCCGACCTATGGCGAACTGAGGTATATTGGCGAGATTTgttgcagtggtccccaaactgaaagagattttggactccagctcccagaagcctcggccatattggccaatagtctgggattctgggagctgaagtccagaatctcTTACACACCACAGTTACACAGCACAGTTGTGGGGACCATTGCCTCAAAGGTTTGCCATGGTTGTcttcaaaggctgagagagtgtgacgcaGTCATGGCCGAGGCGGGATAAAGCAATAAAGCGAACTTTCAAGTCTCAAACATCTCAAATGTTGATCTTTCAATGGTtttttttagacttcaactcccaggattcctggacGTTGGCTGTGgcggctggggtttctgggagttgaagtccaaaaattaCCCGGATGACCAAAGTGTGAGGAATCTGTAAGCCACGCCTCCACATAGGCGACGATGTGACCACGTGACCCAGAACGCGAGCCGTTGATTGGATCCGCGTTCTTTTCCCCCTTTCGAATGAGAACCCGAGTAGCACCGCCTCCTTTTCCGTTCCTTATTCCCTTCGCTCTGATTGGCTGATTTCAAGCCTCGAGGCTCTCCCGCTCAGCCAATAGGAGCGCCCGCCTCTCCCCCGCGTTCTTCAAATCAATTCAAAACGACTGAGCGGTGGCGGCTGATGATGGCAGTTGCAGCAGAGCTTCTTTAGAGAGGAAAGCAGTGGAGCATCGAGAAAGGTTCGTATATCTTGctgttctgtaggatggaggtgCCCTGGCAGTTGAAGTGAGGTCGAAccgcattatttccacagtgcagaggCACCCTCAGTGGCATAAATCCTGTTGCTAGTCCTGGCTagagttattgttgtgtgtcttcaagtcctttccaactttggtgaccctaaagtgaacctatcatggggcttttccttggtaagatttgttcagagatgtttgccattgccttcccctgaggaggctgagagagtgtgacttctggcccaaggtcacctggtgggtttcatgtagggctgccataatcctctactataaactgggacaaaatgtaggacaattgtaggataaagtttagccccaaatgtaggacatgctgAGTCCAGGAGGGTTTGTTTTTTCCATGGTTGGTTTATTATGGCCTAACTTTGGTAAGGGCCTCCCATAACCATAAGTGGTTTGCGCCTGACTTATCTCCCAATTAGAATACTGTAATGGACTTAATGTGGATGCGTCCCTAAAAAGGGCCTGGAGCAACCAGTgtgaaatgcagcagccagactgttgCCTAATGCGCACTCCAGGGACCACATGTCACTTGTTATGTACCAACTGCAGTGCTTTCCAGTTCAAGGTGATCTTTTGAAACTACAAAGCCCTCAAGGACCTGGGCTTTCAGGAAACCTGAAACTGCCTTCTTCCATATGGACTTGCGTGGGATTGGAGAACCTCAGCAGAAACAACTTTGGAACTTCCTTCCTTGGGAGACCTGATTCTAGCCTCTTAAGACTTTCATATTCCAAAGTGGGATGAAGACACTTCAAGAGGCCTgttacacacaggccaaaataaagctgctttgcgtcactttggaggtatgctgtttaaatgatacatgtgtcctaagggtccagaagccgcaccaaaaccatgctccactcctaaggactggagtgcagctttggtgcagcttccagactcttaggacacatgcatcattgaaacaccatacctccaaagtgacctgaagcagctttattttggcctgtctgtaacaggcctcttgGTTTTACTTTCAAATTATCCTTGAGTCATGCCAAAAACATAATTTTGCCTCCAaagcctgcccttgacttatacatgaggtagacttatagTTGAACGTACAGTAAATAAAATGCAGTGATGTGTAGATAAATTTGATATTCAGCTCTGACTTAtgtattttttgtttccttttttcaaCAGTCAGTCAAGTGAAAGTAGACAACAGTTTTATCGGTAAAGCAAAAAAATGGTAAGTCCTAACATATGTTTTGTTTGGTATTCATCCACTtgtgttttaaaatcaaaatggatTATAAATATTCCACCTTGGTAATGCCTTACAGGTGAGGGATCTTGTTGAAAGGCTGTGAGGGGCTGTGTGTTCAAGTGCTCCAGCTGAAAACCCAGACAAGATGCTtcagctttttaaatgtttcaaaataGACAAAATCTCCAGTCTTTCCAAGGTCTTACTTCTCTCATACTTTGTACAATATAAAATCTCTGAAATTTTTGAGATGGAGAGAGTCTTCGCCCTAGAAAAATGCCAAAGGGTATAGGGGAAATATGCagttcttgttttttaaatactCTTTACAGATATAAAGTTGTTTTGTAATTCTAGGatcataaaatattttatgtataGCCCAGTTTTCTCACAATTAAAAGGGCTGATGTCttgcacttttaaaatgtgtgttggcTATCTCTTTAGCAACTAAATTTAGtttaaatgttttctgtttttgttgcaAATGGAACTACAGACTGCTATATTGATGGCATACCAACTCAGAACCCAAGCACAGGAACTGGGAGAACCTGCTGCTACCTTGAGTTGGTGGgttacagatagggttgccataattgtccacttttaccagggacaaatggcaaccctagttacagATAATGTATTTTTCCTTGGTGCATTCCTTGCCATCCAGTGTGACTGTAAGGATTTCAGAGAGGAAGTACAAGTACATTTCAGAATTCTGACAAGCGCATGTCAGAACAGTGTGGCACCAGACAATGTCAGCGCTTGAGGTCATTTACCTCATGTCTTCTGGCCTATTGGACCATTCCAGATTTAAGCAGTTCTTACGTTTCAGCATCTTAATGATGTCTAAATATGAGTTTTCCCAAACAAAATTCTCTGTCCTTTCACAtatctgtatgtatgtgttcATTTATTATTTGGGGTGCAGCCAGTTTCTTTCAGATATTGTGGAACACTGAGCAATGTGAAGTAGGCAAGAAGCAAGAGGAGCCAGTGCAGAAGCCTGGCAACattggtccaagacacactgcagaagtaatccagtttgagacctggcctggctcagtgcgagggaatcctgggaattgtaatttattgtggcaccagagctctctggcagagaaggctaaatgtctcacaaaactacagttcccaggattccctagcattgagccagggcaatctcaagcggtctcaaactggaatatttctgcagtgtgttttgcacctgtgATGCAGGAGAAAGGGGCCTGGCATATCTGAAGATGTTTTTTATTCTGCAGCATTTGAAAATTTCCCCTCCAGCCTCAGGTACTAAGTGTAGAAAAGAGCAGAGAGAGGTTAAAGGCTGGGTAGTACCTTGATTTTTTCATTCctcatttgaaaatatttcataataaattttcattttttgaacAAATGCAAAAACAGTCTTTGGAAAGGCTGCATGTTTCCAGGCCCTCACATCCTACCCATGAAATAAATATAGAGGGGAATGCAGGAGAATAGAAATGCAGGGAAACAATTCTTGCGTCTGGTTTTGTCCTATTGTCTGGCTTTTCTAGTTTCCAGGCATTCATATCCtgtgtttaaaatgtattaatcttCCAGAATACGGGGAAATGATGATGAAAtaatgctttattattattattttgtatatacTATAAGTGAGAAGTTCTTTTAGCTGTATTGTGTTAATTCTTAGTTAGATATAACATTTATATGTTgtcattttgtgttttatttaatttctcaGGAAGACAAAGAAAACGTAAATGGATCTGCACAGAACAGGCTAAACAGCACTCTGGGGGGAAATATAATTTCTCCAAAGCCCTTAAAATCTCCCACTGTATTGAAGCAAATTGATACAGCTACAAATTGTAATCCTCTGTCCGGTACTACAGCAGTTTCTGACCCTGCCGAAAACAAAAACAAGGGCACCCCATTCAGTAAGACCTTCTCACtcaacagaaatgcaaaagagaaacagctgaaaataACTACCCCCAATCCTGGTGCATGCCTCTCAGAGAAGCGTGTGCTTGGTTCATATCGTGGCAGGATCGTGTCATCTAAGATCAACTCGTTCAGAAAAGTTCCAGAAAATGAGAGTAAAAGGTATTCTTTGGCTGTTCCACCTAAGTCAGTGGTGAGAACTGGAACCACAGAGAGTAGTAAATGCACTAGGGACACCCAGATTACCAGCACAGTAGGTGCTTCTAAGCCTGAAGTTGTAACCCTTCTCCAAAACAGGCCAACTGTGAGAGTGTCTGTCAGCCATCCCAAGGCCATTCTGTCTCACGAGAAACAATCTCTTAGTAGTGCATTAGTGCATAAAGGAGAAGCCCAAATAAACCCTGTCAGAAATTGGAAACCAGTGTCAAAGGCTGTTCCACCCAATACTAATAATTCTGTGCACAGAACAAAAAAACCTAGCGTATCTAAAACTGTAAGAGAAAGTTTAGCAAGACCTCTTTCTGAAACCCGTAGTACCGTGTCAGCTTCAAAATCAGTTGACAAGAGAAACAGTATTCGGGCAAGATCTTCGGAAGTGAGAAGGTAATGAAAACAATAATGTGTGGTTAGTACTGACATACTTTGTCGAGTGTCTGGCATGTGaactcaaaaatattaaaaaatacatatgaaTTATTTGAAAGTAGGCAGAAGGTTCCATGGAGTGAGCACAGTGGCCCTTTGTTCACCTTTCTAAGAGTATACATTCTATAGTTCAAAGCAGTGGTCctattcccctcctcctccctcaggcagaaGTGGCTGCTCCAAGCATCTTCCTCACCTTTCTTTTCCCATGCGAGgacataaaaagtttgggaggaggaggagggatcaaggTCTTTAAGTCTTGTACCCCCATCCTCCAAGCAACTCATGGCCTGCAGGGAGTCCTGTCCTACAGATTGGGAACCTGTTTATAGCAAATTGGGGTAAAATCAGTTCAGTGGACCTATTTATCCAGCAATATTCACAGGggttccattccccccccccccccccatgatagggGGAAAACACTGGTGATGGCTGCCCGTATTATTAAATGGTGGCCATGGAACAGCCATGCTGAAGTGTGTATTTTCATGTCACCATCATGTAATATGGATTAACAATCATTCAATGTTTAGGATTTGGAGCCCATGGTTCcacagggcccactgtatactaaAACATGATCCAAGAACCACATGAGCTCCCCTCCCGTCCCCCGTCCCCATCCTGgactaaataaataattgaattgTTTAAGCTGGAATCTCAGTATTATAAAGAAATGGCTTCATAGCACCTGAGTGTTGAGAGGGCAGGTGAGCAGGATGCTATTAATCTAGAACCAATATTAATCTGCTGAGTTTTATTGGGGCACATTTCCTTAACTGTTCTTGACTCTTTCTCTGCAAATTCTTCTGAAATCCTGATTCATCTTTAATGAGTCTTTTCACATTGGCCTAGTACAGATATAATGCTATCTGCAGAACTATGGTTAAGATATTGTTAATACATTGCAGTCTCTTGCGCTTCTTTCTCACCCAACTTGTGGGGGCACTTCTCTATGGATTTGGAGCCGTGGTTCATTATGTCTGCAATGGTATTTCTActaacagttattattattatgcttaattTGAAATGAATTTCCTATCTTTAATGTTAACACTGGAGGAGAGAAAACACTGACCATGGCTACCTCTTCACTTGGAGCTAGTTGGGACTGAAGACAGTGTCCCTACTTGCCCCTAACCATGTTTATGCATTTAGTTGGAGTACATTGGTGTGGCCTGTTACATGATTTTGCTTCTGTTGTGGAGCAAAGGAAAGGTTGGATAACTGTTTCAATACACCTACTTACAGAACTCAGCTAGCTGAATGGCAATCACGGAAAGGGATCAAGAAGCCACCTGCTCCAGTATTTGCTGTTACTCAGACTGAAATAGAAACAGTTGGGCAAACTGTAAAAGAACCAGCTAAGTCATTTTGGGCTGCTATAGCAGAAGAAGATGAACAAGGAATCGTCAGTGATGGTGTCAATAAGACACTTGCAGAATGTTTATCCTTAATTGAGACGGTGAGAGGCTGGTAAAAACAAAATCATGATTATGTCTCTGTATGTCATTTCTTTAAGACTATGTGAAGCAACAGCATGTCACAATTTCAGGATAATACTCCTTAAACATTTAGCTATATGAACATATAACTATTGACTATACTCCCTGAACATTTATTGAAACAGATATGATTCCTCACCTCCCAAGGTTGACATCTCTGCATGGGGACATGTTTAATTTTTCCCACTACTTTGCTCCCACCCAGCAGGCCATACAGGTACATTTTTGTCATACCCAGAGTGATGCAATGTCACTTCTGGTCACCTATTTGGCTgcttctttttatattttgtgatttaGGGAGTTTAGAGGACCAGGATAAGCAAATCACCATGGTTCAGGCACTTTTGCAGAGCAAAAGAATTACCTGAAAGTCagcccagttttttaaaaaagaaaaataggatgggggggggggggcggggctcCAGAATCCACACTTGGTTTCTATATGCAGCCTGTAAAGCACACTTTTCCCACCTTTGATTTTTGCTGAGGGATTGAAAGTTCTTTGCCATTTGTCAGTTAACAGTTACGGAGATTCTCTACTATCACTTGGTTGCTTGGGCTCCCAGCTCATATAAGAAATTAATCAACTTTTGGAAAGTTGGCTGTCTTGTTCATACTGTACAATATCCTTACTACTGTATATCTCTTCTCAGGGTTATGCTGGTGAAGCAGTTCATTCCACTTTGCAAAAACTCATACTTCAAGTGCCTGATGCAAAAAAGCTTGCCAAATATTGGGTATGCCAGATGCGCCTTGAACAGTTTCGTTCCACTGAAAAGGTGCTTGGTATTTATGAAAGTGCCATTCTAGCAGGAGCACAGGTAGGATCTCTTAAATGCAATATAGTTTCTAATACATTGGGCTTTGACAGGAGAATAGGAAGAGTTTATGTTTACTTGTAAGTTAACAAGACATGGAATTTAACTAATGGTCAGGATGGTTCAATCCTGCGTGCTTTTATAGTTGCTAAAAGATTCATACTCCAATGCTGGAAAGATAAACATTCTCCTATGGTCAGTATTCCCATATTCAGGTCAAAAGATTTCAGTGCTTTAACTACTCAAGAATATGTATTTTACAGAAACAAAgttcaagaaaatgtgttttttgaaaatatggtaatcttatattaatgtatataccTATCCCATGCTCATAtcctttgtattttct is a window from the Sceloporus undulatus isolate JIND9_A2432 ecotype Alabama chromosome 1, SceUnd_v1.1, whole genome shotgun sequence genome containing:
- the CKAP2 gene encoding cytoskeleton-associated protein 2 isoform X1 — protein: MEDKENVNGSAQNRLNSTLGGNIISPKPLKSPTVLKQIDTATNCNPLSGTTAVSDPAENKNKGTPFSKTFSLNRNAKEKQLKITTPNPGACLSEKRVLGSYRGRIVSSKINSFRKVPENESKRYSLAVPPKSVVRTGTTESSKCTRDTQITSTVGASKPEVVTLLQNRPTVRVSVSHPKAILSHEKQSLSSALVHKGEAQINPVRNWKPVSKAVPPNTNNSVHRTKKPSVSKTVRESLARPLSETRSTVSASKSVDKRNSIRARSSEVRRTQLAEWQSRKGIKKPPAPVFAVTQTEIETVGQTVKEPAKSFWAAIAEEDEQGIVSDGVNKTLAECLSLIETGYAGEAVHSTLQKLILQVPDAKKLAKYWVCQMRLEQFRSTEKVLGIYESAILAGAQPKDELRHALADAMKATTNLRKSDEECVRKEITQNDEAKEVNLDKNKIDTVSKEAPLNKNTESSNEENFPNAADVCLKSEQENSSVEKSPRNEQSCKPALCKKEEESDSNTDKDELLEFKTPENDNMGSFLIKYNLSTTPYLESAKKKLQCEVNDSAVKDLKYLTPVRRSRRIDEKKSKLPKDLKERNLCVSSLQELGEMGDDGTGFIYRQNSALQKVYPQELSKE
- the CKAP2 gene encoding cytoskeleton-associated protein 2 isoform X2; protein product: MEDKENVNGSAQNRLNSTLGGNIISPKPLKSPTVLKQIDTATNCNPLSGTTAVSDPAENKNKGTPFSKTFSLNRNAKEKQLKITTPNPGACLSEKRVLGSYRGRIVSSKINSFRKVPENESKRYSLAVPPKSVVRTGTTESSKCTRDTQITSTVGASKPEVVTLLQNRPTVRVSVSHPKAILSHEKQSLSSALVHKGEAQINPVRNWKPVSKAVPPNTNNSVHRTKKPSVSKTVRESLARPLSETRSTVSASKSVDKRNSIRARSSEVRRTQLAEWQSRKGIKKPPAPVFAVTQTEIETVGQTVKEPAKSFWAAIAEEDEQGIVSDGVNKTLAECLSLIETGYAGEAVHSTLQKLILQVPDAKKLAKYWVCQMRLEQFRSTEKVLGIYESAILAGAQPKDELRHALADAMKATTNLRKSDECVRKEITQNDEAKEVNLDKNKIDTVSKEAPLNKNTESSNEENFPNAADVCLKSEQENSSVEKSPRNEQSCKPALCKKEEESDSNTDKDELLEFKTPENDNMGSFLIKYNLSTTPYLESAKKKLQCEVNDSAVKDLKYLTPVRRSRRIDEKKSKLPKDLKERNLCVSSLQELGEMGDDGTGFIYRQNSALQKVYPQELSKE
- the CKAP2 gene encoding cytoskeleton-associated protein 2 isoform X3, yielding MEDKENVNGSAQNRLNSTLGGNIISPKPLKSPTVLKQIDTATNCNPLSGTTAVSDPAENKNKGTPFSKTFSLNRNAKEKQLKITTPNPGACLSEKRVLGSYRGRIVSSKINSFRKVPENESKRYSLAVPPKSVVRTGTTESSKCTRDTQITSTVGASKPEVVTLLQNRPTVRVSVSHPKAILSHEKQSLSSALVHKGEAQINPVRNWKPVSKAVPPNTNNSVHRTKKPSVSKTVRESLARPLSETRSTVSASKSVDKRNSIRARSSEVRRTQLAEWQSRKGIKKPPAPVFAVTQTEIETVGQTVKEPAKSFWAAIAEEDEQGIVSDGVNKTLAECLSLIETGYAGEAVHSTLQKLILQVPDAKKLAKYWVCQMRLEQFRSTEKVLGIYESAILAGAQPKDELRHALADAMKATTNLRKSDEECVRKEITQNDEAKEVNLDKNKIDTVSKEAPLNKNTESSNEENFPNAADVCLKSEQENSSVEKSPRNEQSCKPALCKKEEESDSNTDKDELLEFKTPENDNMGSFLIKYNLSTTPYLERLSVAGAERYLTYVIPLGRCFFGSIQVAMIMIILFF